In Arthrobacter citreus, a single genomic region encodes these proteins:
- a CDS encoding Stp1/IreP family PP2C-type Ser/Thr phosphatase encodes MQTFFQTDTGKVRGHNEDSVGIFSNDAGIVLAVVADGMGGHLAGEVASMMAINFLEAEWKNTSKFDTPIEAEAWLKNIVGQLNTNLLVHSEQNEECNGMGTTLEAIICTPLFFTLAHVGDSRSYLLNDEGFKQITEDHTFVAELVKFGQISREDAEIHPRKNVITRALGTEETVDVDIKTLTWEEDDLILLCSDGLSNKISNEQLNEKLNENLPIEMIGNQLISQANDLGGEDNITLAIIKYESRNNEKG; translated from the coding sequence ATGCAAACTTTTTTTCAAACTGATACGGGGAAAGTTCGTGGGCATAATGAAGATAGCGTAGGCATATTTTCGAACGATGCAGGAATCGTATTAGCTGTAGTTGCTGATGGAATGGGTGGTCATTTAGCAGGCGAAGTTGCCAGTATGATGGCGATCAATTTCCTCGAAGCAGAATGGAAAAATACTAGTAAATTTGATACACCAATCGAAGCCGAAGCATGGCTAAAAAACATTGTAGGACAATTGAATACAAACTTATTAGTTCATTCAGAACAAAATGAAGAGTGCAATGGGATGGGTACAACTCTTGAGGCAATCATTTGTACTCCTCTGTTTTTCACGCTAGCACATGTAGGGGATAGTAGAAGTTATTTATTGAACGACGAAGGTTTTAAACAAATAACAGAAGATCATACATTTGTTGCCGAACTCGTCAAATTTGGACAAATTTCTAGAGAGGATGCAGAAATACATCCTCGTAAAAATGTAATTACACGAGCACTTGGTACAGAGGAAACAGTTGATGTTGATATTAAAACTTTAACTTGGGAAGAAGATGATTTAATCCTTTTATGTTCAGATGGTTTATCTAATAAAATTTCTAATGAACAATTAAATGAAAAATTAAATGAAAATCTTCCAATTGAAATGATCGGAAACCAGTTGATTTCACAAGCAAATGATCTCGGTGGAGAAGATAACATCACACTTGCCATTATTAAGTACGAGTCTAGAAATAATGAGAAGGGGTGA
- the rlmN gene encoding 23S rRNA (adenine(2503)-C(2))-methyltransferase RlmN — MKKEHKPSIYSLKVSDLEDWIKAQKQQVFRAKQIYNWLYVQRVESFEEMQNIPKELRVLLEENFTITTLKTLVKQTSSDGTMKFLFELHDGYSIETVLMRHNYGNSVCVTTQVGCRIGCTFCASTLGGLKRNLEAGEIVAQVLEVQRAIDEVEERVSSIVVMGIGEPFDNYDGLMDFLRIVNSEKGLNIGARHITVSTSGIIPKIYNFADEGLQINFAISLHAPNSELRSKLMPINRAYKLPDLMDAVRYYVEKTGRRVTFEYGLFGGENDQVEHAEELSKLLKGVKCHVNLIPVNYVPERNYVRTPKEQIFAFEKVLKNNNINVTIRREQGHDIDAACGQLRAKERKEETR; from the coding sequence ATAAAAAAGGAACATAAACCCTCAATTTACTCGTTAAAGGTGAGTGATTTAGAGGATTGGATAAAGGCTCAAAAGCAGCAGGTTTTCCGCGCGAAACAAATTTATAATTGGCTATATGTGCAACGAGTTGAAAGCTTTGAAGAAATGCAAAATATTCCAAAAGAATTACGTGTTTTACTTGAAGAGAATTTTACGATTACTACATTAAAAACGTTAGTAAAACAAACCTCTTCAGACGGTACAATGAAATTTTTATTTGAATTACATGATGGATATTCGATTGAAACTGTTTTAATGAGACATAATTATGGCAATTCTGTATGTGTAACGACACAAGTAGGTTGTCGAATTGGATGTACATTTTGTGCATCAACTCTTGGCGGTTTAAAACGAAATCTAGAAGCTGGCGAAATTGTTGCACAAGTTTTAGAAGTACAACGTGCAATCGATGAAGTCGAAGAAAGAGTAAGCTCAATTGTTGTTATGGGTATAGGCGAACCGTTTGATAACTACGATGGTTTAATGGATTTCTTAAGAATCGTAAATAGTGAAAAAGGTCTAAACATTGGTGCAAGACATATCACTGTTTCAACAAGTGGAATCATTCCAAAAATCTATAACTTTGCTGATGAAGGACTTCAAATTAACTTTGCAATCTCATTACACGCTCCTAATAGTGAGTTACGTTCTAAATTAATGCCAATTAATAGAGCATATAAATTACCGGATTTAATGGACGCTGTTCGTTACTATGTTGAAAAGACTGGTAGACGTGTTACGTTCGAATATGGTCTATTCGGTGGAGAGAATGATCAAGTTGAGCATGCAGAAGAACTTTCAAAACTACTTAAAGGAGTTAAATGTCATGTGAATTTAATTCCAGTAAACTATGTACCAGAAAGAAATTATGTAAGAACACCTAAGGAACAAATCTTTGCATTCGAAAAAGTACTAAAAAATAATAATATCAATGTTACAATTCGTCGTGAACAAGGTCATGATATAGATGCAGCTTGTGGACAGTTGCGTGCAAAGGAGCGTAAAGAGGAGACGAGGTGA